GCGGACCCCTCCGGTGGCGACCTCATGTTGCGCTTCGGTCTGCCTGTGGCGCCTTCTCTGCTGGATGTCGCCGCCGAGGCCAGGGCGCCGCATCCGGGGTCGCTGCTGGGAGCGGCGAGCGAACTGCCCTGTGGTGTTCGCGCAGTGCCCGCCGTTCCCGGGCGCGCTCCATGCCGGGAGGCCCTACGGCTGCTGGCGAGCGAAGGCGGACGGCGCGTGCTCCTGGGCGACGACCGCGACCGAGGCACAGTGCTGCTGGATGTCGGTCGACTCACCGACGATGTCGGGCCGGTGCTCGGAACGGCTGGCGATCTGGTGCTCGTGACGCGAGGAGGAGCGGAGCCGCTGACGCAGGTCTCCGTGAACCTCCCGGGGAAGAACACCAGCGCCGGGCGACTGACGCTCGCCGTCGTCGGGCCGTGCTCCTACAGCGCAGCGGAGATCACGCAGACGTTGGGCGTGGATGCCGTGTATCTGCTGCCCTGGGATCCCAGGGGCGTGGCCGCACTGACCAGCCCGAAGGCGCGAGGTCTCCGAGGCGGCACCTTTCGCCGGCCACCTTTGATGAGGGCCGCACAGGCTCTGGCTCGTCTGCTTGCACAGCCGCGGGAGAGGGGGGACGCGGACCGGGCTCCTCGCCGCCAGCGCGCGACCCGTGGCCGAGCCGGGGTCCGCGACGCCGGGTCGGAATCGTGGAGCTCGGCCGATTCGGCTGCGGTGCCGGCACCCGAGGACGGTGGATCATGAGGGGGCAGATGACGGCGCCGGATCTTCCTGAGAACCACGAGCAGGAGGTGGCGGTCCAGGTTCGGCAGAGGGTGGCCGCGCGTCTCGCAGCGTATGCGGGCGAGCGCGAACGTGCCGGGCTGCCGACCGAGGACGAGACGGCGCGGCGCGTCACCGTGGGGCGCCTGCTGGCCGAGGAACTCGGGAGGCAGCGGCGGCTCTCCCTGGCTGAGGGCAAGCCGATCCTCGATCCTCGGGCCGAGGAGCGGATCTCGCAGACGGTCAGGGACGCGCTCTTCGGCAGTGGCAGCCTGGAACGGCTCCTGGCCGACCGGTCGATCGAGAACATCTGCGTCAACGGCTGCGACGTCGTCTGGGTCAAGGACGCGGACGGTAGGTGGCGGCGCGAGAATCCCGTGGCCGCCTCGGATGTCGAGCTGGTGGAGCTGGTCCGTGCGCTGGGAGGCCGGGCGGAGGGGGAGGAGCGGCGTTTCGATCGTGGTGTGCCCCGGCTGAATCTGCGCCTGGCTGACGGCTCCCGGTTGTTCGCGGTGATGGCGGTGACCGGCCGGGTGTCGCTGACCATCCGCCGCCACCGTTTCCCGGCAGCTTCGATGAGCGAACTGGTCCGGCTGGGAGTGTGCGACGGGCAACTCGCCGCGTTCCTGACCGCCCTGGTACGGGCTCGCAAGAACATCGTCATCGGCGGCGGCACCAACGTCGGCAAGACCACCGTGCTGCGGGCCTTCGCGCACGAGATCCCGCCGGAAGAGCGGCTCGTGACGATCGAGGACACCTTCGAGCTGGGCCTGAACGCCGATGCTGCGGCGCACCCGAACGTGGTGGCCATGCAGGCGCGCGAGCCGAACATCGAGGGACAGGGCGGCATCGACCAGGCCGAGCTGGTGCGCTGGGGCCTGCGTATGTCCCCGGACAGGGTGATCGTGGGGGAGATCCGCGGTGCCGAGGTCATCCCGATGTGCAACGCGATGAGCCAGGGCAACGACGGCTCCCTGTCGACCATCCATGCCTCCAGCTCCCGGGGCGTGTTCACCAAGATCGCCTCGTATGCAGCGCAGTCGCCGGAGCGGCTCACGCTGGAGGCGACGAACCTGATGGTGGCCTCCGCGGTCCACTTCGTCGTGCACCTCGGCTGGGACAGAGCCGGTCGCCGGGTCGTCAGCTCGGTGCGCGAGGTGATCGACGCCGACGGGGCTCAGATCGTCTCCAACGAGGTCTACGTGCCGGGCCCGACCGGTCGGGCCGTCCCCGGAGCGCCGCTCCGCGGCAACACTCTGGAGGATCTCGTCGCGGTGGGCTTCGACATCCAGTTCCCCGCAACCGCTCAGCCCTGGGGGAGGCCATGAGTGACCTCTTGGGGCCGGGCGACTGGACGGGGAGCGCTCTGGCCTTCGGGACTGTCTTCGGACTGGGCCTGGTGGCCGTCGGCTACGGAGTCGTGCGCCGCGGGGTACCGGAGGAGGGCCCCCACTGGTGGGGCCGTCTGCTGGCCCAGATGCCCAGGGACTGGACGGTACGGCGCGTGGCGATCGCGGTGACGGCCGCAG
The nucleotide sequence above comes from Streptomyces sp. TS71-3. Encoded proteins:
- a CDS encoding CpaF family protein, whose protein sequence is MRGQMTAPDLPENHEQEVAVQVRQRVAARLAAYAGERERAGLPTEDETARRVTVGRLLAEELGRQRRLSLAEGKPILDPRAEERISQTVRDALFGSGSLERLLADRSIENICVNGCDVVWVKDADGRWRRENPVAASDVELVELVRALGGRAEGEERRFDRGVPRLNLRLADGSRLFAVMAVTGRVSLTIRRHRFPAASMSELVRLGVCDGQLAAFLTALVRARKNIVIGGGTNVGKTTVLRAFAHEIPPEERLVTIEDTFELGLNADAAAHPNVVAMQAREPNIEGQGGIDQAELVRWGLRMSPDRVIVGEIRGAEVIPMCNAMSQGNDGSLSTIHASSSRGVFTKIASYAAQSPERLTLEATNLMVASAVHFVVHLGWDRAGRRVVSSVREVIDADGAQIVSNEVYVPGPTGRAVPGAPLRGNTLEDLVAVGFDIQFPATAQPWGRP